Below is a window of Escherichia coli DSM 30083 = JCM 1649 = ATCC 11775 DNA.
ATGGTGGCGATCAGCGCCAGTTGCTCATCATTTACGTCTTTCACCAGCTGTGCGTAGTCGTTGTCGCTTTTTGCCGACCAGGTACGGGTTAGATCAGCCGCATAGCCGTTATATTCGGCCCCGGCATCCAGCAGGAAGCTGCGCATCTCTTCCGGTGCCTGGTGGTCCAGTTTGGTGTAATGCAACACCGCAGCGTGTTCGTTAAGCGCCACAATGTTGCTATAAGGTACGTCGGTATCACGATGACCGGTCGCGGTCAGATAGGCAATGTTGATATCGAACTCGCTCATGCCAGAACGGAACGCTTCTTCTGCCGCGCGATGACCGTTGACCGCCATTTTCTGCGCTTCACGCATACAGGCCAGTTCGTACTCGGTTTTGAAGGAGCGATAGTAATGCAGGTAGTCGATCACCCCTTTCGGGTTGATATTGCTGGCCTCAATACCCAGTTGCAGCGCACGTTCTGGCACCGGACCGATATAACCGATATTGCCGCGCGCAGCAGGCAACAGACTACCAATGCCATCGGCTTTTGGCAGCGCGATCACTTCTACATCTTCAGTCCAGAAGGAGTTCGGCAGCGGTTCGACGTTGTGCCAGTAATCAACCGGCAGATAAAACCACAGTTTCGGCTTATTCACGCCATCCACCAGCAGCCAGCAGTTTGGCACCTGAGTTACCGGCACCCACGCTTTGAATTGCGGGTTCACTTTAAACGGATAGGGATGATCGTCGAGAAAAACGTTGAACAGTTCGCCGGAGTGAATAAGTAACGCATCCAGCTTGAAGCGCGCCAGCGCATCGCGAGTCCGTTCCTGTAAGGTAGCTATATGATTTTTATAGAGCGAGGCCAGTGATTCCATTTTTTACCCTTCTGTTTTTTTGACCTTAAGTCTCCGCATCTTAGCACATCGTTCATCCAGAGCGTGATTTCTGCCGAGCGTGATCAGATCGGCATTTCCTTAATATTTTATTTGCATATTTTTAACACAAAATACACACTTCGATGCATCTGGTACGACCAGATCACCTTGCGGATTCAGGAGACTGACATGCTTTACAAAGGCGACACCCTTTACCTTGACTGGCTGGAAGATGGCATTGCCGAACTGGTATTTGATACCCCAGGTTCAGTTAATAAACTCGACACTGCGACCGTCGCCAGCCTCGGCGAGGCCATCGGCGTGCTGGAACAGCAATCAGATCTAAAAGGACTGCTGCTACGTTCGAACAAAGCAGCCTTTATCGTCGGTGCTGATATCACCGAATTTTTGTCCCTGTTCCTCGTTCCTGAAGAACAGTTAAGTCAGTGGCTGCACTTTGCCAATAGCGTGTTTAATCGCCTGGAAGATCTGCCGGTGCCGACCATTGCTGCCGTCAACGGCTATGCGCTGGGCGGTGGCTGCGAATGCGTGCTGGCGACCGATTATCGTCTGGCGACGCCGGATCTGCGCATCGGTCTGCCGGAAACCAAATTGGGCATCATGCCGGGCTTTGGCGGTTCTGTACGTATGCCACGTATGCTGGGCGCTGACAGTGCGCTGGAAATCATTGCCGCCGGTAAAGATGTCGGCGCGGATCAGGCGCTGAAAATCGGTCTGGTGGATGGCGTAGTCAAAGCAGAAAAACTGGTTGAAGGGGCGATAGCGATTTTACGCCAGGCCATTAACGGCGACCTCGACTGGAAAGCAAAACGTCAGCCGAAGCTGGAACCGCTAAAACTGAGCAAGATTGAAGCCGCCATGAGCTTCACCATCGCTAAAGGGATGGTCGCGCAAACGGCGGGGAAACATTATCCGGCCCCCATCACCGCAGTAAAAACCATTGAAGCTGCGGCCCGTTTTGGTCGTGAAGAAGCCTTAAACCTGGAAAACAAAAGTTTTGTCCCGCTGGCGCATACCAACGAAGCCCGCGCACTGGTCGGCATTTTCCTTAACGATCAATATGTAAAAGGTAAAGCGAAGAAACTCACCAAAGATGTTGAAACCCCGAAACAGGCCGCTGTGCTGGGCGCAGGCATTATGGGCGGCGGCATCGCCTACCAGTCTGCGTGGAAAGGCGTGCCGGTTGTCATGAAAGATATCAACGACAAGTCGTTAACCCTCGGCATGACCGAAGCCGCGAAACTGCTGAACAAGCAGCTTGAGCGCGGCAAGATCGATGGTCTGAAACTGGCTGGCGTGATCTCCACAATTCACCCAACGCTCGACTACGCCGGGTTTGACCGCGTGGATGTTGTGGTAGAAGCGGTTGTTGAAAACCCGAAAGTGAAAAAAGCCGTGCTGGCAGAAACCGAGCAGAAAGTACGCCCGGATACCGTGCTGGCGTCTAACACTTCAACCATTCCTATCAGCGAACTGGCCAACGCGCTGGAACGTCCGGAAAACTTCTGCGGGATGCACTTCTTTAACCCGGTGCACCGGATGCCGTTGGTGGAAATTATTCGCGGCGAGAAAAGCTCCGACGAAACCATCGCGAAAGTCGTCGCCTGGGCGAGCAAGATGGGCAAGACGCCGATTGTGGTCAACGACTGCCCCGGCTTCTTCGTCAACCGTGTGCTGTTCCCCTATTTCGCCGGTTTCAGCCAGTTGCTGCGCGACGGCGCGGGTTTCCGCAAGATCGACAAAGTGATGGAAAAACAGTTTGGCTGGCCGATGGGTCCGGCATATCTGCTGGATGTTGTGGGCATTGACACCGCGCATCACGCTCAGGCTGTCATGGCAGCAGGCTTCCCGCAGCGGATGCAGAAAGATTATCGCGATGCCATCGACGCGCTGTTTGATGCCAACCGCTTTGGTCAGAAGAACGGCCTCGGTTTCTGGCGTTATAAAGAAGACAGCAAAGGTAAGCCGAAGAAAGAAGAAGATGTCGTCGTTGACGACCTGCTGGCAAAAGTGAGCCAGCCGAAGCGCGATTTCAGCGAGGAAGAGATTATCGCCCGCATGATGATCCCGATGGTCAACGAAGTGGTCCGCTGTCTGGAAGAGGGCATTATCGCCACTCCGGCAGAAGCGGATATGGCGCTGGTCTACGGCCTGGGCTTCCCTCCGTTCCACGGCGGCGCGTTCCGCTGGCTGGACACCCTCGGCAGCGCAAAATACCTCGATATGGCACAGCAATATCAGCACCTCGGCCCGCTGTATGAAGTACCGGAAGGTCTGCGTAATAAAGCACGTCATAACGAACCGTACTATCCCCCGGTTGAGCCAGCCCGTCCGGTTGGCGACCTGAAAACGGCTTAAGGAGTCACAATGGAACAGGTTGTCATTGTCGATGCAATTCGCACCCCGATGGGCCGTTCGAAGGGCGGTGCTTTTCGTAACGTGCGTGCGGAAGATCTCTCCGCTCATTTAATGCGTAGCCTGCTGGCGCGTAACCCGGCGCTGGAAGCAGCGGCCCTCGACGATATTTACTGGGGTTGTGTGCAGCAAACACTGGAGCAGGGTTTTAACATCGCCCGTAACGCGGCACTGTTGGCTGAAGTGCCGCACTCTGTCCCGGCGGTTACCGTTAATCGCTTGTGTGGTTCATCCATGCAGGCACTGCATGACGCAGCACGAATGATCATGACCGGCGATGCGCAGGCATGTCTGGTTGGCGGCGTGGAGCATATGGGCCATGTGCCAATGAGTCACGGCGTCGATTTTCACCCCGGCCTTAGCCGTAATGTCGCCAAAGCGGCGGGCATGATGGGCTTAACGGCAGAAATGCTGGCGCGTATGCATGGTATCAGCCGTGAAATGCAGGATGCCTTTGCCGCGCGGTCACACGCCCGCGCGTGGGCCGCCACGCAGTCAGGCGCATTTAAAAATGAAATCATCCCGACCGGTGGTCACGATGCCGACGGCGTATTGAAGCAGTTTAATTACGACGAAGTGATTCGCCCGGAAACCACCGTGGAAGCCCTCGCCACACTGCGTCCGGCGTTTGATCCCGTCAGCGGTACGGTAACGGCGGGTACATCTTCTGCGCTTTCCGATGGCGCAGCTGCCATGCTGGTGATGAGTGAAAGCCGCGCCCGTGAATTAGGTCTTAAGCCGCGCGCCCGCGTGCGTTCGATGGCGGTTGTGGGTTGTGACCCATCTATTATGGGTTATGGTCCGGTTCCGGCCTCGAAGCTGGCGCTGAAAAAAGCGGGGCTTTCTGCCAGCGATATCGGCGTATTCGAGATGAACGAAGCCTTTGCCGCGCAGATCCTGCCGTGTATTAAAGATCTCGGGCTAATGGAGCAGATTGACGAGAAGATCAACCTCAACGGTGGCGCGATCGCGCTGGGTCATCCGCTGGGTTGTTCCGGTGCGCGTATCAGCACCACGCTGCTGAATCTGATGGAACACAAAGACGTCCAGTTTGGTCTGGCGACGATGTGTATCGGTCTGGGTCAGGGCATTGCAACGGTGTTTGAGCGGGTTTAACCACTTGCCGGATGCGGCGTGAACGCCTTATCCGGCCTACGGTTCAGAACTTTTGTAGGCCCGATAAGACGCGGCAGCGTCGCATCGGGCACTGTATGCCGGATACGGCGTGAACGCCTTATCCGGTCTACCGATCCGGCACCAATGTAGGCCTGATAAGACGCGCCAGCGTCGCATCAGGCATCGTGCACCAATTGCCGGATGCGACATAGATCTAAATGCCACTGAATAAAGTTTTAGTTGCCGTTCTTCCCGCCTGTCAGGGGCGGGTTTTTTTATATCTCAGATAAATGCAAACGCATCGCCAAACAGGCGATCTTCCCGCGCATTACGCTCACTGCAAAACAGGTCACGGGCAATTTTCGCCATCTCAAAACGTCCGGCAATATAGATATCATGCTCTGCCAGCGTACCATGATCCTGCAATACCGCCGTTAACACGGTGCCAGTACGCCCACGCCAGCCCGCTTCCGGTTGTTCAACCACCGGCACCACTTGTAGACCAGGATGCTTCAACGAAAGCGCCTCAAGCTCGCAGAGATCATACAGATGCTGCTCTTCACGCCCGCCCCAGTAAATGGTGATATCACGGTTTGGGTTACGCGCCAACGCTGTCAGCAAAATCGAGCGGGCATAAGAGAACCCGGTGCCGCCCGCAATCAAAATCATCGGACGCTCTTCATCATCGCGCAGCCACGCTTCTCCGTGGGGAATATCGACCACGATTTGATGATCTTTGAGGATGCGGTCCATGACTGCTTTCGCGTAAAGGTTGATTTCAGAAGCGCCAATATGCAGCTCGATAAACCCTTTTTCATCTGGCGTCGAAGCCATTGAGAACGGACGTTTGTCGCGCTCATCCATCACTACCATCAAATACTGACCAGCACGAAAAGAAAAGGCCGCGTCTGGCACGATGCGGACACGATATACGGTATCCGTGATAGCTTCTACCGAGGTCACTTTACAGCTTAAGGTTGTCATGCGCTTTCTCTGTCGGATCGATAAATAGGGCAAAACAAACGCGCATCAGGCGCTTTTACCGTTGTTAAAAATAGCCAGTTCATCCCAAATGGCGTCAATATGCGCGACAACATCTGGATCTTTTTTGATGGGACGTCCCCATTCACGCTGGGTTTCACCCGGCCATTTATTCGTGGCATCCAGCCCCATTTTTGAACCCAGCCCGGAGACAGGCGAGGCAAAATCCAGATAATCAATAGGCGTATTTTCTACCAGAACAGTATCCCGCGCCGGGTCCATACGGGTGGTAATCGCCCAAATCACATCGTTCCAGTCGCGGGCGTTGACGTCATCATCGCAAACGATCACAAATTTAGTGTACATAAACTGGCGTAAGAACGACCAGACGCCCATCATGACGCGCTTCGCGTGTCCGGCGTACTGTTTTTTGATCGTCACTACCGCCAGACGATAAGAACAGCCTTCCGGCGGCAGATAAAAATCGACAATTTCCGGGAACTGTTTTTGCAGAATCGGCACGAACACTTCGTTCAGTGCTACACCCAGTACCGCAGGTTCATCTGGCGGACGCCCGGTATAGGTGGAATGATAAATCGCATCTTCACGCTGGGTAATATGCGTCACGGTAAATACCGGAAAACTATCGACTTCGTTATAGTAACCGGTGTGGTCGCCATACGGCCCTTCCGGCGCAGTTTCGCCTTGTTCGATATACCCTTCCAGCACAATCTCCGCACTGGCGGGCACTTCAAGGTCATTGGAGATACACTTCACCACTTCGGTCTTGGTACCGCGCAGCAATCCGGCAAACGCATACTCTGAAAGCGTATCCGGAACGGGGGTGACTGCACCGAGAATCGTGGCAGGATCGGCACCCAGCGCCACAGAAACCGGGAAACGTTCGCCCGGATGCGCCGCACACCACTCCTGATAATCCAACGCGCCGCCGCGATGCGACAGCCAGCGCATAATCAGTTTGTTTTTACCAATTAGCTGCTGGCGATAAATGCCCAGATTCTGCCGCTCTTTATGCGGGCCGCGCGTTACGGTGAGCCCCCAGGTAATCAGCGGCGCGGCATCTTCCGGCCAGCAGGTCATAATGGGAATGCGATTGAGATCGACGTCATCGCCAGAGACGATTTTTTGTTGGCAGGGTGCACCACGCAGTCGCTTTGTCGGCATGTTCAATACTTGCTTAAACTGCGGCAGTTTATCAAACAGGTCGCGGAAACCTTTTGGCGGCTCCGGCTCTTTCAGAAACGCCAATAATTTACCAACTTCACGCAGCGCCGAAACATCTTCCTGCCCCATGCCCATCGCCACGCGCTTTGGCGTACCGAACAGGTTGCACAGCACCGGCATTGAGTAGCCTTTAGGGTTTTCGAACAACAGCGCAGGCCCACCGGCACGCAAAGTGCGGTCAGCAATTTCAGTGATTTCCAGGTGCGGATCCACCGGGAGCGTGATACGTTTTAGCTCACCCTGCTGTTCAAGCAGCGTCAAGAAGTCGCGTAAATCGTTATATTTCATGGCGTCCATTGTAGCCTCTTAATCTGCGCCCATTATACGGCGTTCATCTTTGCGATGCTGTAAATTTGTTAAATTAGCGTGAACTCTGACGGTATAACGCAAACCGGGGAATATAATTAACTTAGCGTAAAGCTTTTGCTATCCTTGCGCCCCGATTAAACGGATAAGAGTCATTATGCAATCCTGGTATTTACTGTACTGCAAGCGCGGGCAACTTCAACGTGCCCAGGAACACCTCGAAAGACAGGCTGTGAATTGCCTGGCACCGATGATCACCCTGGAAAAAATCGTGCGTGGCAAACGTACTGCAGTCAGTGAGCCATTGTTCCCCAACTACTTGTTTGTGGAGTTCGATCCGGAAGTGATTCATACCACGACTATCAACGCGACTCGTGGTGTCAGCCACTTCGTGCGCTTTGGCGCGTCGCCAGCGATAGTCCCATCGGCGGTGATTCATCAGTTATCAGTGTATAAACCGAAAGATATTGTCGATCCATCGACGCCGTATCCTGGTGATAAAGTGATTATTACTGAAGGCGCATTCGAAGGTTTTCAGGCCATTTTCACCGAGCCCGATGGCGAGGCTCGCTCCATGCTATTGCTGAATCTTATTAATAAAGAGATTAAGCACAGTGTGAAGAACACCGAGTTCCGCAAACTCTAAAACGCAATCCCAAACAGTGTTTTGACATTGGCATCCGTGGTGGCAGCCAGCCATGCGGCATCTTCTCCACGCCAGTGCGCAATACGTTGCAAAATATGGGGCAGATGGGCTGGCTCGTTGCGCCGGGATGATGGCTTTGGCGTGAGATCGCGAGGGAGCAGATACGGCGCATCAGTTTCGATCAGCAATTTCTCCGCCGGAATCAACGGCAACAATTCCCGCAGCTCCAGCCCGCGTCGTTCATCGCAAACCCAACCGGTAATGCCGATATAAATTCCACACGCCACGCACGCCTGCATCTCTTCGCGTGTGCCGGTAAAGCAATGAAGAACCGCACCAGGCAGTTTATCCAGCCACGGCTCCAGCAATGTCATAAACCGCTCGTGGGCATCGCGACAGTGCATAAATACCGGCATGTTTAATTCTGCGGCAATGCGTAGCTGGGCAACAAAAGCGCGTTCCTGCTCTTCCGGCGTCGAAAAGTTGCGGTTAAAGTCGAGACCACATTCACCAATCGCCACCACTTCTGGCTGCGCGGCCAGCTCAATAATCGCTTCTTCAGTCACAGCTTGCCACTGGCTGCTGTCGTGAGGATGTACGCCCGCCGTTGACCAACAGGACGAATACTGACGCGCCAGCTTTTGCGCCTGCTGGCTTTCACGCAGATTGGTACCGGTGATGAGTAGCCCATTAACTCCCGCGTCAAAAGCGCGCGCTACAACATCATCACGGTCTTTCGCAAATTGCGAACTGGTCAAATTAACGCCGATATCAAACATCCTGTACTCCATATGACAACCGCCCTGACGGGCGGTTGAATTTATTCTTCAGTTTTTTCGCTTTCTGCTTCAGCGTCGTTTTCCTCTTCCCGGTTTCGCCCTTTACCAACGTAAAAGCGTGAGAAGAAGACACCGATTTCAAACAGGCAGTACATAGGGATCGCCAACAGCGTTTGCGAGAAGACATCCGGCGGCGTCAGCAACATCCCGACAACGAATGCACCAACCAGCACATACGGGCGTTTTTTGCGTAAGTCTTCTGGCGAGGTAATCCCCATCCAGCACAGCAGCACAATTGCCACCGGCACTTCAAAGGAGACACCAAACGCCATAAACAGCGCCATAACGAAGCTTAAATAGCTCGCGATGTCGGTGGATACCTGTACCCCTTCCGGCGCGGTATTGGCAAGGAAGCCAAATGCCAGCGGAAAGACCACAAAGTAGGCGAACGCCATGCCGATATAAAACAGCAGAGAGCTGGAAACCAGCAGCGGCACCACCAGGCGACGTTCATGCTTATACAGCGCTGGGGCGATAAACGCCCACACCTGATAGAGAATCACCGGCGCTGACAGAATCAGCGACACCATAAAGGTCAGCTTGATCGGCGTAAAGAACGGCGAGGCCACGTCGGTGGCGATCATCGTTGAACCTTGCGGCAACTGCTTGATCAGTGGCGCGGATACCAGGTGATAGATGTCATTGGCGAAATAGACCAGACACAGGAATATCACGATCACCGAGATAATGCAGTTCAGCAGACGCTTACGCAGCTCAATCAGATGCGTGATAAGCGGTTGAGTATCTTCTACAGACATGTTTACGGTTTATCACTCGACGAAGGGGAAGGTGCAGCGGTTTTCGGTTCAGCGTCCGCAGCAGGTTTTACCACCGGCTCTGGCGTGGTTTCTGGCTTCTGTTCCGGCGAACTGGCCTGCGTTTGTGCAGCAGCAGGCGTTACGCCTTCATGCGCAGTTTCATTGTCTTTCACCACCGGGTTATGGATGGTGTGCGCTTCATCGCTCGCCTTTTCAGGATCGTTTGCAACGTAGGAACGCTTCATCGACTCCGCAGCCTGGCGTAATTCATCCATCGACGCTTTCAGTTCGGGCGTCAGGTTAGTGAGGCTCGCCTTTTCAACCTTTTTCAGACTGTCCTGAAACTCCTGGAGTTTTAACTCCTGGGTCAGTTCGTTCTGCACCGTTGTCGCCAGTGAACGCAACGCGCGAATCCAGCCCGCTACCGTTTTTACCGCCACAGGCAGTCGTTGCGGCCCCAGAACGACGAGGCCGATGATGAACACCAATAGCAGTTCGCTAAAACCGATATCAAACACAGATTACACCTGCTCTTTATCGTGGCGCTTCGCGTCTTCTGTTTTAGCCTGTTCCTGATTCGTATCCGCCTGCTTATCGGCGATAGTTTTCGCAGTAAAATCAGCATCCTGGCTGGTTTTATCCTGCTTTGGTTCATCATCGCTCATTGCTTTTTTAAAGCCTTTGATCGACGCACCAAGATCGGAACCGATGGAGCCGAGCTTTTTGGTGCCAAAAAGCAGTACAACGATGACGGCAATAATCAATAACTGCCAAATACTGATACCACCCATACATGTTCCTCTGTGGTAGATGATGATTAAACAAAGCCGCATTATACGTTACACGGCCCGCCTTGAGCGATGAAAAAATCAGCGTGTTTTGCGCCAACCGACAAACCAGGCGATCAGACCACCTGCCATTAACCAGCCGGGCATCAGCCCCCATTCAGGTCGGCTGACCAACAAGAATGTGCCACTTAATACTAACGTAGCGCCAATTCCGAGAAAATAACGCGATTGTCCCTGACGTACATGATTTGACTGAAGCTCGCGGGCAATCTTATCAACACTATGCTGTAAATACTTGCCCTGGCGCAAACTGTCGTAAACCAGTTCAGGCAGTTCTGGCATTTTTTCGACCCAGAACGGCGCTTTTTCTTTAAATGCTCTCACCAGCGCAGGAATACCGACCTGATCTTTAATCCACGACTCCAGGAAAGGCTTCGCCGTTTTCCATAAATCGAGTTGCGGATAAAGCTGGCGTCCTACCCCTTCGACGTAGAGCAGGGTTTTCTGGAGTAACACCAGTTGCGGCTGCACTTCCATATTGAAGCGACGCGCCGTATTAAACAGATTTAACAGTACATGTCCAAACGAAATTTCGGCCAGCGGTTTCTCAAAGATAGGTTCACAGACCGTACGAATGGCAAATTCGAACTCTTCAACGTTGGTATCTGGTGGCACCCAACCAGAATCGACGTGTAGCTCTGCCACTTTGCGATAGTCGCGATTAAAGAAGGCGATAAAGTTTTCCGCCAGATAGCGTTTATCTTCTTTGTTTAGCGAGCCAACAATCCCGCAATCAATGCCGATATATTTCGGGTTTTCCGGGTGTTCATAGCTTACGAAGATGTTGCCAGGGTGCATATCAGCATGGAAAAAGCTGTCGCGAAAGACCTGAGTGAAGAACACCTGCACGCCGCGTTCCGCCAGCAATTTCATGTTGGTGCCGTTTTTCTCCAGCGTCGCAACATCAGACACCGGAATGCCGTAAATACGCTCCATCACCATCATCCCTTCACTACAATAGTCAGGGTAAACTTCCGGGATGTAGAGCATCGGGCTGTCTTCAAAATTGCGTCGAAGCTGAATGGCGTTGGCAGATTCCCGCAGCAAATTCAGTTCATCAATCAAGGTCTTTTCGTACTCGCGCACCACTTCGGTTGGGCGCAGACGGCGACCATCCGGCAGCAAACGCGGCACCCAGCGAGCCAGACGGTAAATAAGTTTCAGATCCGCTTTAATGACCGGCAAAATATCCGGGCGGATAACTTTAATCACCACCTCTTTACCATTCGATTTCAATCGCGCGGTATGAACCTGGGCGATAGAAGCAGAAGCCAGCGGCTTGATTTCAAAATCGTCAAACCACGCTTCTACCGGCAAGCCGCCCATTGCAGCTTCAATCTGCTGCTTCGCCAGCTTGCCATCAAACGGAGCGACTTTGTCCTGCAATAACGCCAGCTGATCGGCAATATGCGGCGGAAAAAGATCGCGGCGGGTTGATAACATCTGCCCGAACTTGATCCATACCGGTCCCAGTTCTTGCAGGGCCAGTCGTAGTCGCTCACCTAAAGGTTTGTCTTTATGCCGATTTGGCATCCAGAATAATGAGTATCGCCATAGCCGTAGCGGCAGGGTGATACGCATTTTGGGGATCAGTTCATCAAGTCCGTAGCTTAAAAAAGTGCGAATGATGAAATATAGGCGCCGTACTTCACCTGGCGTCATTTAGCCTCCAGTTTTTCCAGCCGTTTGGTCAGGGCATCAACAGCACGCTCGACGGCAGCCGTCTCTTCCGCAAACCAGGCCACTTCAAGCGGACCGGGTGCCATACGCCACTCTTCAGTAATGGCTTCCGCCACATAACATTGCTGGCGCTTAATGCCGTGATGCAGGAACTTTGCGCCTCCGCGCAGGGCTTTGCTGATACCTTCAGCGGCGATATCACCGGTATAAGGGGCCAGCAGTTCCGCAGGGTCGAACTCTGCCAGATCTGCCAGCGCAACGAAGTTTTGCACCACCTGAATATCACCCTGCACTTCCAGCTCACCACTGCGAATCAGTGCGGCAAGCTGCTGGCGATCGCGAAGTTTCGGCAACACGCTGGCGTAAGCGATAACGGTGCAGTCAGCATCGCCTGCCCATTCGCCCAGTACATCGACCTGGCGTTCGCTGAACACCAGAATCAATGACGTCGAAAAGCCTTTTACCTCCACGCGCAGCACTTTGCCCAACAGACGCGAGCGGGCCGTTTTCAGCGCGGGTGAGCGATACAGGAAGGTGTTGAGCAGACTTTCAATTCCTGCCGTCACTAAAGGTTTAAAAGGCATTTCCGGTCTCCTGTCAGAACTTATAACCACGATGCAGCGCCACAACCCCTGCCGTCAGATTGTAGTAGTCGACACTTTCGAATCCGGCATCCTGCATCATGGTTTTCAGGGTATCCTGATCGGGATGCATACGGATGGATTCTGCCAGATAACGGTAGCTGTCGGCGTCGTTCGCGACCAGTGAGCCAATACGCGGCAGCACATGGAAGGAGTATGCATCATAGGCTTTGCTCAGCGGCTCGATAATTGGCTTCGAGAACTCAAGTACCAGCAGGCGGCCGCCGGGTTTCAGCACGCGATACATTGAACGCAGTGCTTTATCTTTGTCGGTGACGTTACGCAGACCAAACGAAATGGTGATGCAATCAAAGGTGTTATCCGGGAACGGCAGCGCCTCAGCGTTCGCCTGAACATACTCAACGTTGCCAATCACACCGATATTACGCAGCTTCTCGCGGCCCATTTTGAGCATGGATTCATTGATATCAGCAAGGACCACTTTGCCAGTTTCTCCGACCAGGCGAGAGAATTTCGCTGTCAGGTCGCCGGTGCCACCAGCCAGATCCAGCACGGTCTGCCCACGGCGTACGCCGCTGCAATCAATCGTGAATCGCTTCCACAAACGATGAATACCGAATGACATCAAATCATTCATGACATCGTATTTTGATGCCACGGAATGGAAAACGTGGGCGACCATATCCGCTTTTTGTTCCTTCGCGACGGTCTGAAAACCAAAGTGCGTCGTTTCTTGTGACTTATCCACCATCTCAATGCCTGCTCATCAAAAAATTGTTCCAGAAGTGTAACAGATTGGGCGTCGATGCCCTAGATTTCTACCCGGCTTAACTACCCCCAATGGGCTAGCGCGACTGCTGATTATATTCATCATCGCGTTGATAAGCTTCATCATTCGGCTGCTCCGGAACCGACCGAAGTCGATACTCTTCATCCTGGCTCACCGCCTGTTCAGCCAAATCCGGATTAATCTCGCGTTTAATTTCTACCCCTAAACCGCGAAACGCTTCTGCCTGCGCCAGCACATTTCCGCGACCTGAAGAGAGTTTTTTCATTGCCTGGCGATAGTTATCCTGCGCTTTGTCGAGACTTTGACCGATCGCGGACATGTCATCGACAAACAAGCGCATTTTGTCGTACAGCTTGCTGGCGCGATCGGCGATTTTCTGGGCGTTACGACTTTGATGCTCATAACGCCACAGGTTGGCGATAGTGCGCAGCGCCACCAGCAGCGTAGTCGGGCTAACCAGCATGATATTGTTTTTCAACGCTTCGGTGATCAGCTCCGGCTGACGGTCAAGCGCCAGTAAAAAAGCGGGTTCAACGGGAATAAACATCAGCACGTAATCCAGAGTTCGCAGCCCCGGCAGCTGTTGATAATCTTTGCGTCCCAGCAAACGGATATGGTTACGTACCGACGCGATATGTTCCTGTAGCGCGCTTTCGC
It encodes the following:
- the ubiD gene encoding 4-hydroxy-3-polyprenylbenzoate decarboxylase; the encoded protein is MDAMKYNDLRDFLTLLEQQGELKRITLPVDPHLEITEIADRTLRAGGPALLFENPKGYSMPVLCNLFGTPKRVAMGMGQEDVSALREVGKLLAFLKEPEPPKGFRDLFDKLPQFKQVLNMPTKRLRGAPCQQKIVSGDDVDLNRIPIMTCWPEDAAPLITWGLTVTRGPHKERQNLGIYRQQLIGKNKLIMRWLSHRGGALDYQEWCAAHPGERFPVSVALGADPATILGAVTPVPDTLSEYAFAGLLRGTKTEVVKCISNDLEVPASAEIVLEGYIEQGETAPEGPYGDHTGYYNEVDSFPVFTVTHITQREDAIYHSTYTGRPPDEPAVLGVALNEVFVPILQKQFPEIVDFYLPPEGCSYRLAVVTIKKQYAGHAKRVMMGVWSFLRQFMYTKFVIVCDDDVNARDWNDVIWAITTRMDPARDTVLVENTPIDYLDFASPVSGLGSKMGLDATNKWPGETQREWGRPIKKDPDVVAHIDAIWDELAIFNNGKSA
- the rfaH gene encoding transcription/translation regulatory transformer protein RfaH; protein product: MQSWYLLYCKRGQLQRAQEHLERQAVNCLAPMITLEKIVRGKRTAVSEPLFPNYLFVEFDPEVIHTTTINATRGVSHFVRFGASPAIVPSAVIHQLSVYKPKDIVDPSTPYPGDKVIITEGAFEGFQAIFTEPDGEARSMLLLNLINKEIKHSVKNTEFRKL
- the tatD gene encoding 3'-5' ssDNA/RNA exonuclease TatD, translated to MFDIGVNLTSSQFAKDRDDVVARAFDAGVNGLLITGTNLRESQQAQKLARQYSSCWSTAGVHPHDSSQWQAVTEEAIIELAAQPEVVAIGECGLDFNRNFSTPEEQERAFVAQLRIAAELNMPVFMHCRDAHERFMTLLEPWLDKLPGAVLHCFTGTREEMQACVACGIYIGITGWVCDERRGLELRELLPLIPAEKLLIETDAPYLLPRDLTPKPSSRRNEPAHLPHILQRIAHWRGEDAAWLAATTDANVKTLFGIAF
- the tatC gene encoding Sec-independent protein translocase subunit TatC — protein: MSVEDTQPLITHLIELRKRLLNCIISVIVIFLCLVYFANDIYHLVSAPLIKQLPQGSTMIATDVASPFFTPIKLTFMVSLILSAPVILYQVWAFIAPALYKHERRLVVPLLVSSSLLFYIGMAFAYFVVFPLAFGFLANTAPEGVQVSTDIASYLSFVMALFMAFGVSFEVPVAIVLLCWMGITSPEDLRKKRPYVLVGAFVVGMLLTPPDVFSQTLLAIPMYCLFEIGVFFSRFYVGKGRNREEENDAEAESEKTEE
- the tatB gene encoding Sec-independent protein translocase protein TatB; the protein is MFDIGFSELLLVFIIGLVVLGPQRLPVAVKTVAGWIRALRSLATTVQNELTQELKLQEFQDSLKKVEKASLTNLTPELKASMDELRQAAESMKRSYVANDPEKASDEAHTIHNPVVKDNETAHEGVTPAAAQTQASSPEQKPETTPEPVVKPAADAEPKTAAPSPSSSDKP
- the tatA gene encoding Sec-independent protein translocase subunit TatA, with translation MGGISIWQLLIIAVIVVLLFGTKKLGSIGSDLGASIKGFKKAMSDDEPKQDKTSQDADFTAKTIADKQADTNQEQAKTEDAKRHDKEQV